The genomic region GCGGTCGACCCCGACCACGTGACCGTGTCCATCGACCGGTTCAGCACCGAGCGCGGCCACCTGCCCGACGGAACCCCGGTGGTCACCGCCTACGCGCCGGGCCTGCGCGCGACCACCAAACCGCTGGCCGACCGGCTCCCGGAGATCCTCGCCTTCCTGTCCGCGAAGTTCGGCCGCTACCCCTTCGACGCCGCGGGCAACGTCTTCCTCCAGGTCAGCGACGACGCGCCCGCCACGGCCCCGCAGACCCGGCCGGTGTACCTCGGCGCGGGCAACCAGCGGTACATGACCATGGAGACGGTCGTGCACGAGCAGGCGCACCAGTGGTTCGGCATCTCCGCCGCGCCCAGGCTGCCGGCGGACAGCTGCCTGTCCGAGTGCTTCGCCTCCTACGCGCCCTGGCTCTGGCAGCAGGCCAAGGACGGCGCCGACCTGGACGAGCGCTACCGCCGGACCATCGCCGCCAAACGCGCCGACCCCGCCTTCTGGGAGCCGCTCTACCAACCGGGTGTGGCGCCGGGAATCACCATGTACAACAAGGGTCCGCTCGCGCTGCACGCCCTGCGCCACCAGCTCGGCGAACCCGCCTTCGACCGGCTGCTCCAGCGGTGGACGCGGGTGAACCGGGGGAACTACGCCGCCTGGCCGCGGTTCGAGGCCCTGGCGGAGGAGGTGTCCGGTCAAGACCTCGACGGCTTCTTCGCCGCCTGGTTCCGCGGCTCGACGGTGCCGGCCGAGGAGTACCTGTGGCCGGGCCCGCTGAAACCCTGACCCTCGCTACGGCCGCACGCGCACACAGCAGTGCCCGGCCGCCGGAGCCAGCTCGGCCCGCGCCCCGGTCGCGCCCAGCCCGGCCAGCAGGCCGCTGAGCAGGCACAGGTTCATCCCGCAGACCAGCGCGGTGTGCGCGTGCGCGAGCGAGTGGAACGGGCAGTTGCCCAGCGCGATCCCGTCCTCGGACACCCGCGGCTCGAACCCGTGCCGCTCCAGCACCGCCAGCACCGACTCGGCACCGGCCCCAGCCTGCTTGCTGTCCGCCCGCGCCGCCTCACCCAGGCTCCGCCCGAGCTCCTCGGCCCGCCGGTCCAGCGCGGTCCTGGGCGTCTCCCCGGTCCGCTCGGCGTCCTCGACCGCCGCCGCGAGCAGCAGCCCGGCCAGTTCGTACCGCCGCTCCGGCAGGGTCACCTCCACCTGCCGCGCCGACCGCCGGTACAGCTTCGCCGGCCGCCCGGCGCCCGGCCCGCTGCGCCCGGTCCGCCGCTCGAAGACCACGTCCAGCAGCCCCTGCTCGGCCAGCCGGTCCAGGTGGAAGGCCGCGGTCGTGCGCGGCAGGTCGCAGGCGCCCGCGACCTCGTCCTTGGTCACCGCCTCGCCCTGACGCGCGACGTGGTCGTACACCCGGCGCCGGGTCGGTTCCTCCAACGCCGCCACCGCGGCCACCCGCGCGTCCAGAGAGTCAGCCATCCCCCCAGTCTAAAACCAATCGGCGTTGACGGAACCTCGAGGCTCCTTCTAAAGTCAGCCAAAGTCGATTTTAGAGGAGGGCGCCATGGCTTCTCCGCACCGTCGCCTGCGCGTCATTCACGGCCGGGACGACATCGACCTGCCCGCCGCCGAGAAGGCCGTGGCCGACCTGCTCACCGCCCTGGGCAAGGACCCTGGCACCGAACACCTGGCCGACACCCCGCGCCGCGTCGCCCAGTCCTACGCCGAGCTCCTCACCCCGCGCGAGTTCAACCTGACCACCTTCCCCAACGACGAGGGCTACGACGAACTGGTGCTGGCCAAGGAGATCCCGGTCCAGTCCCTGTGCGAACACCACCTGCTGCCCTTCCACGGCCGCGCCCACGTCGGCTACCTGCCCGGCGAACGCATCCTGGGCCTGTCCAAACTGGCCCGGGTCGTCGAGCTCTTCGCCCGCGACCTCCAGGTCCAGGAACGCCTCACCAAACAGATCGCCAACTGGCTCCAGGAACACCTGTCTCCCAAGGGAGTCGGCGTGGTCATCGAGGCCGAACACCTGTGCATGGCCCTGCGCGGCGTGCGTGCGGCGGGCTCGCGCACGGTGACCTCGGCCCTGCACGGGGTGCTGCGCGAGAACCCGGCCTCCCGCCAGGAGTTCTTCGCCCTCAGCGGGCTGCGCACCTGAACCGGGGTTCCGCGGGCGACCGCGCCCCTGCCGGGGAGCGCCGGTGGATTCTTCGCCCATTAGGGCATCCGGCTGCCGTCGCGGTAACGCCTCGGGTGTAGTTCCCGACAGGTTCACCACACAGCGAACCGGCTTGATCCTCCCTGGGGGATCGTGCACTAAGGACCGCCGCCATGGACCTGAAACCTGAGCTCGTGCCGCAATGCCTGGTCCGTGACGCCGCTCTCCGGGACACCCGGCTGACCGGTCTGTCCAAGCAACCGGCGGACACCCGGTCCGAGGCCCGTCGAGACCGGGACCGCATCCTGTACTCGGTGGCTTGGCGCAGGCTCGGCGGGGTGACCCAGGTGATCACCCCGTTCGAGGACATCGCGTTGATGCACAACCGCCTGACCCATTCGCAGAAGGTGGCGCAGGTCGCGAAGAGCATCGCCCAGCGGTTGCTGGCCGAGGAGTCCGCCTGGGGCCTCATCCACGAGCTCGGCGGCATCGACGCCGACGTGGTGGAGACGGCCGCGCTGGCGCACGACCTCGGCCACCCGCCGTTCGGCCACGTCGGCGAGATCACCCTGGACAAGATCGCGCGCCGGAACGAGACCTCCCCGCCGGACGGCTTCCCCGGCCTGCAGTTGGCCGACGGTTTCGAGGGCAACGCGCAGACCTTCCGGGTCGTCCTGCTGAACGAGACGCGGAACCCGCTGTACGACGGACTGGACCTCACCTGCGCCTCGCTCACCGCGATCGCCAAGTATCCGTGGCTGCGCGCGCCCACGCTCCGCGAGGACCACGACAGCCACCTGGCGAACAACCCCGAGTACCGGCGCACGTGGCGCAAGTTCAGCGTGTACCGCTCCGAGCAGGAAGCCTTCCAAGCAGCCCGGCGGTTCCTCGTCGAATCCGGTCGCGGCAGCGACTTCCCCGCGAAGACCCAGTCACTCGAAGCATCGATCATGGACGCCGCGGACGACATCACCTACGCCATCCACGACCTGGAGGACTTCTATCTGGCCGGCATGCTCGACGTGCGGGCGGTCAAGGAGGGGTTGAGCAGCGGCGGCGACGCGAGCGGTCTGCTCAGGGAGTTGCGGGGCCGACTCGAACTCGACTATCAGGGCTACTACGACAAGGCGCTTTTCCAAGCCGCGGCCAAGACCGTGCGCAAGGACCTGTTCAACTCCTTCTCCACCAATTACACCGGAGTGCTGGAGGACGTCGGTAAGGCCCGTGCCGCTGGCTCGAAGTTGATCGGCAGGTACATCAACAGCGTGACGATCGAGCCGGATCTCATCTGGCCGCACGGACCCTTCGTTGCCTTGCGGAGGCCGGAATGGCACGAGGTGCAGGTGCTGAAGGAGGTGACCCGCCGATTCGTCATCACCCGGCCGGACATCGCCCTCCTGCAACGCGGGCAGCAGAAGATCCTGCGGAGCCTGGTGCGCTACCTCTACGAGTGGAAGCAGTCCACCAGCGACTTCAAACGCCTGCCCCGCAGACTCCGCCAGGAGATCGAGACGGCCCGGCGGCAGCAGGACGGCGGCTGCGCCGACGGTTACCGCAGCGGGAACGGCACGCAACGGGCCTACGCGCCGCGCGGCGAGGAGAACCGCTGCATCCTCGACTACATCTGCACGCTCACCGACGGCCAAGCCTGTGCCCTGTACTACAAGCTTTCCGGCGCCAAGCCGTCAACCTCCGCGATGGACTTCTTCTCGTGACGACATACGCCGGCGACTGTGCCGCGACCGCATGGGAACGGGGAGCCCGACAACGCCGGGCTCCCCGCTGTCGTGACCGGCCTCAGGAGCCGGGAACCGCCTGGGCCTTCGGGTTGCGTTCGAAGACCGACCAGAACGAGGACGAGCAGTAGGCGCAGTTCGGGCCGAAGTACAGCCCGCGGGCCTGTTCGTCGCCCATCAGGTGGAAGCGGAACCACGCGGTGATCGGGCCGTGCAGGTCGGCGATGCCGTAGTGGTCGGCGCCGCGCTGTTCGGCGTAGATGGCGGGCGCCTGGGTGGCCTGGTTGTAGGTCCGGCGGACCGTGGCCGGCTGGACGGTGGGGTCGTTCTGGCCCGCGAAGAACACCGCGGGGCCGCGCACTCGGCCCGCGTTGCTGAAGGCCAGGGGGTAGATCGGCGCGATGGTGTCCACGCGGGGGTCGGTTCCGGCGTCGACCGCGGCGCCGCCGCCGAAGGAGTGGCCGGTGGCGCCGACCCTGTCCAGGTCGACCTTGCCCTGGAGGGCGCTGCCCGCGCGGCCGTTCTCGGTGGTCAGGTGGTCGAGGCCCTGGAGCATGGGGCCGCCGGTGCCCGCGTTGCCCTCGGCCGCGGCGACGATGAAGCCGTGCGAGGCCAGGTGGTTCAGCAGCGGGGCGTACCGGTCGAGCTTGGAGACCGCGCCGTTGTTCCACAGCAGGACGGGGTGCTTGAAGCAGCCCAGGGTGCCCAGGTTGACCGGCCGGAACACGGTGGTGCCGCGTCCGTTGGAGGCCGAGGTCACCGCGAACGGGCCTGCCGCGGCCCACTGGCCGTTGACCGAGGTGCAGGGTGAGACCGGCGGGGTGCCGGTGGTCGTGGTCGGGGTGCTGGAGCCGGTCGGGGTGGTGGTGGGGGTGGCCTCGTGCTCGGTGATGAGGGTCTTGATCTGGTTGAACACCCCGGCGTCACTGGGGAAGGCGAGGTGGCCGATGCAGGTGGGGGTCTGGCGGTTGGCGGCTCCGGCGAGCTCGGCCGAGGTGCTCGGGTTGACGTTCACGTCGCAGGTCGAGCGCAGCGTCGTGTACCGCACGGCGGGTGAGCCCGGCACCTCGGTGCCGGAGTTGAGCGCGGCCAGCCAGGGGGAGCCGATGGCGAACTGGCGGCACGAGGGGTAGAGGTTCTGGCACCAGGGTGCGGCGGTGGTGGTCCCGTGGTGCGGGCCGGCCATGGAGAAGTACATCGACACCTTCTCCTGCGCGCCGGAGACGTGCTTCAGGTAGGACCGGGCGGCCAGGGTGGAGGCCGACCACGTCACCAGAACGACTTTGCGCGCGCCGGACTGGGCGAGCACGCTGTCGACCTTCTGTCCGATCTCCACACCCGCCTTGGTCAGGTCGCCGGTCATGTTGGAGCTGTCGGTCCAGGTGTGCACCCGGTCCGACCGCCAGCCGGCGCTGACGAAGTTGCGTTTCATCGGTTCCATGGCCGAGGCCTGGGCCGTCATGCCGGGAATGAGAATGACCGGATCATGCTCCACCGCGGACAGCGGCGCCGGTTCCGCGCTGGCCTGGGCGGAAATTCCGGTTATCGCCAATACCGCGGCCGCCAGTAAAGCCAGCACGGCGAGAAGTGCCGCGGCAGGGGCGCGCAGACCAGCGAAGGCTTGGTTTTGTGGCATCGCAGAGCCTCCAGGAAACAGGGGGAAATGCAGGGGTGAAAACAGGTGTCCTAGGTCACGCTGTTTCCTTGACGCTACGAAAATGTGAACTCGGGCACCATGTGTGGCGCCACATTCCTTCGGGACCCGCTATGTGCCGGATCCCAGGTTGCGCTGGATACCGGCGACGAGACGGCGGGCCACGTCCTCGCCGCGGCCGGGCGGCCAGCTGAGCAGGCCCTCGCCGGAGGCCATGCCGCGGTGGCCGTCGCCGAGCAGCTCGTCCAGGCCGGGAAAGGGTCCCGCGGCGGTGGACAGGCTGGGGGCGAGGCTGGTCAGGATGGACCGGGTGAGGTCGAGGCCGATGTAGTCGGCGTTCTCCATGGGCCCGACCGAGGCCAGCCGCAACCCGAAGCTGGAACGCACCACGGTGTCGATGGTGGCGGCGTCGCAGACGTTGTCCCGCACCAGGTTCAGCGCCTCCCGGAGCAGGGCGAACTGGAGCCGGTTGCCGATGAAGCCGGGCACGTCGCGGTGCAGGCGGACCGTGGTCTTGCCCAGCGCGCCGAGCAGCTCCTCGGCCTGGGACACCAGCTCCGGCTCGGTCGCCGCGCTGGGCGCGAGCTCCACCAGCGGGATGAGGTGCGGCGGGTTCCACCAGTGCACGCCGACCAGCCGGCCGGGATGCCGCATCACGGACCCGACCTCGGTGAGGGACAGGACCGAGGTGTTCGACCACACCGGGACCTCGGGGGAGACCGCCGCTTCCACCGCCGCGATCACCTCGTGCTTGACCGCCAGCCGTTCCGGCACCGCCTCGATGACGAACTCGGCCTGGCCCAAGGCTTCCGCCAGCCGCGGCGTGGCGGTGATCAGGCTGCGCGCCCGCTGACTCGCCTCCTCGGACTCGCCGCACAACCGCAAGGCGGTGCCGATGCGGACGGGCAGGCTGTCCAGGGTCGCCGGGTCGGAATCGTGGACGTGCACCTGGTGGCCGCCTCTGGCGAGCGCGACCGCGATGCCGTGTCCCATGAGCCCGGCACCGATGATGCCGAATCGCGCCATGACTTCTCCTCTGCTTCTGGTGAACTACGGGTCGCGCAGCGCGTGCAGGCGCAGCGCGAGCTGGATCTCCAGCAGCCGGTCCGGGGACTGCCAGTCCTGACCAAGCAGGCTGCCGATCCGGTCCAGGCGCTGGCCGACCGTGTTGGCGTGGATGTGCAGCAGGTCCTTGGTGCGCGGCACGTGGCAGCCGCTGGCGAAGTAGGCCGTGAGGGTGCGGATGAGCTCGGTGCCGCGGTCGCGGTCGTAGTCCAGGACCGGCCCCAGCGCCTGCCGGATGAAACCGGTGTGGTCGGCCCGGTCGGCCAGCACTAGGCCGATGAACCCCACCTCGGCCATCGAGGCGCCCGAACCCTCGCGGCCCAGGCGGAGCAGCGCGCGCAGGCACCGCTCGGCCTCCCGGTAGGCCGCGGCCAGACCCGAGGGACCCCGCGCGGGGCCGCCGGCCGCGACCGTGACCGGGCAGCCGGCCTGCGCGCCGAGCGCGGCGGCGAGCTGGGCGGCCAGCGCGCCCGGCGCGTCGGTGCGCGCCAGCAGCACGACCTGCTCGGCGTGGATCCCGCACAACACGGCGAACCCGGCGGCGGCCGCGGCCAGCCGCCGCCGGGACACGCCGTCGGCGTGCACGACCAGCACCGCGTGCTCGGTGGTCAGGTCCACGCCGAGGCGCTTGCCGCGGTCGAGGAGCGTGCCGGGTTTGCGCTCGGGCGCGGTGAGCAGGTCGGTGAGCAGCTCGCCGCGGACCTCGTCCTCGGCCTTGGCCACCGACCGGCGCAGCAGCTGCAACAGCGCGGTGACCACCGCGGCGCGCTCGAACAGGCGCCGGTCGGCGTCGGTGAGCGCGGCCCCGGTGCGCAGCACGATGCTGCCCAGCAGCTCCGGCCCGGCCTGCACCGCGCACACCCAGCCGTCCTCGGTGGCGGTGGCCCGGCCGGAGTGGTAGGAGGCGGTGACCGTCCGCGGGTCCGGGGCCGCGGTGGGCAGCCCGGCGTGCGCGAGCTCCGTGCCGCCCGCGGTGTAGACGCCGATGCCGCCGCGCAGCACGTCGGCCACGGCGGCGGCCACCGCGGCGAGGTCACCGCCGCGCAGCACCAGGTCCATCAGCCGGTCGTGCGCCTGCTCGGCGCGCTCGACGTCCTGGCTGTGCGCGCTGACCTCGGCCAGCAGCCGCGCGTTGTCCAGCGCGACCGCCGCGTGGTCGGCCAGCGAGGACAGCAGCGCGATCTCCTCCGGGGTGAACTCCCTGGCGGCGCGGTCGG from Crossiella sp. CA-258035 harbors:
- a CDS encoding M1 family metallopeptidase; this translates as MIPLAVQRLRRPIGSLLAATVLTGAVAAPSTAAAGPLDVTGYDLTLDYQPGTTTLRGTTVLSAKAGSALDRLTLHLAGPRATSVTVDSAPVKSFSHNDNDELVIEPAARIGQGAGFRVRVDYAGTPGPGWLATTSGGATAFMGSARAWLPVRDRARDKADFRLAMTVPADWGVVSVGRERREAGSTTFHWAEPAVDPDHVTVSIDRFSTERGHLPDGTPVVTAYAPGLRATTKPLADRLPEILAFLSAKFGRYPFDAAGNVFLQVSDDAPATAPQTRPVYLGAGNQRYMTMETVVHEQAHQWFGISAAPRLPADSCLSECFASYAPWLWQQAKDGADLDERYRRTIAAKRADPAFWEPLYQPGVAPGITMYNKGPLALHALRHQLGEPAFDRLLQRWTRVNRGNYAAWPRFEALAEEVSGQDLDGFFAAWFRGSTVPAEEYLWPGPLKP
- a CDS encoding helix-turn-helix domain-containing protein; protein product: MADSLDARVAAVAALEEPTRRRVYDHVARQGEAVTKDEVAGACDLPRTTAAFHLDRLAEQGLLDVVFERRTGRSGPGAGRPAKLYRRSARQVEVTLPERRYELAGLLLAAAVEDAERTGETPRTALDRRAEELGRSLGEAARADSKQAGAGAESVLAVLERHGFEPRVSEDGIALGNCPFHSLAHAHTALVCGMNLCLLSGLLAGLGATGARAELAPAAGHCCVRVRP
- the folE gene encoding GTP cyclohydrolase I FolE, with the translated sequence MASPHRRLRVIHGRDDIDLPAAEKAVADLLTALGKDPGTEHLADTPRRVAQSYAELLTPREFNLTTFPNDEGYDELVLAKEIPVQSLCEHHLLPFHGRAHVGYLPGERILGLSKLARVVELFARDLQVQERLTKQIANWLQEHLSPKGVGVVIEAEHLCMALRGVRAAGSRTVTSALHGVLRENPASRQEFFALSGLRT
- the dgt gene encoding dGTP triphosphohydrolase yields the protein MDLKPELVPQCLVRDAALRDTRLTGLSKQPADTRSEARRDRDRILYSVAWRRLGGVTQVITPFEDIALMHNRLTHSQKVAQVAKSIAQRLLAEESAWGLIHELGGIDADVVETAALAHDLGHPPFGHVGEITLDKIARRNETSPPDGFPGLQLADGFEGNAQTFRVVLLNETRNPLYDGLDLTCASLTAIAKYPWLRAPTLREDHDSHLANNPEYRRTWRKFSVYRSEQEAFQAARRFLVESGRGSDFPAKTQSLEASIMDAADDITYAIHDLEDFYLAGMLDVRAVKEGLSSGGDASGLLRELRGRLELDYQGYYDKALFQAAAKTVRKDLFNSFSTNYTGVLEDVGKARAAGSKLIGRYINSVTIEPDLIWPHGPFVALRRPEWHEVQVLKEVTRRFVITRPDIALLQRGQQKILRSLVRYLYEWKQSTSDFKRLPRRLRQEIETARRQQDGGCADGYRSGNGTQRAYAPRGEENRCILDYICTLTDGQACALYYKLSGAKPSTSAMDFFS
- a CDS encoding dienelactone hydrolase family protein, which produces MPQNQAFAGLRAPAAALLAVLALLAAAVLAITGISAQASAEPAPLSAVEHDPVILIPGMTAQASAMEPMKRNFVSAGWRSDRVHTWTDSSNMTGDLTKAGVEIGQKVDSVLAQSGARKVVLVTWSASTLAARSYLKHVSGAQEKVSMYFSMAGPHHGTTTAAPWCQNLYPSCRQFAIGSPWLAALNSGTEVPGSPAVRYTTLRSTCDVNVNPSTSAELAGAANRQTPTCIGHLAFPSDAGVFNQIKTLITEHEATPTTTPTGSSTPTTTTGTPPVSPCTSVNGQWAAAGPFAVTSASNGRGTTVFRPVNLGTLGCFKHPVLLWNNGAVSKLDRYAPLLNHLASHGFIVAAAEGNAGTGGPMLQGLDHLTTENGRAGSALQGKVDLDRVGATGHSFGGGAAVDAGTDPRVDTIAPIYPLAFSNAGRVRGPAVFFAGQNDPTVQPATVRRTYNQATQAPAIYAEQRGADHYGIADLHGPITAWFRFHLMGDEQARGLYFGPNCAYCSSSFWSVFERNPKAQAVPGS
- a CDS encoding 3-hydroxyacyl-CoA dehydrogenase family protein, which translates into the protein MARFGIIGAGLMGHGIAVALARGGHQVHVHDSDPATLDSLPVRIGTALRLCGESEEASQRARSLITATPRLAEALGQAEFVIEAVPERLAVKHEVIAAVEAAVSPEVPVWSNTSVLSLTEVGSVMRHPGRLVGVHWWNPPHLIPLVELAPSAATEPELVSQAEELLGALGKTTVRLHRDVPGFIGNRLQFALLREALNLVRDNVCDAATIDTVVRSSFGLRLASVGPMENADYIGLDLTRSILTSLAPSLSTAAGPFPGLDELLGDGHRGMASGEGLLSWPPGRGEDVARRLVAGIQRNLGSGT
- a CDS encoding GAF domain-containing protein, giving the protein MEDFAFRLLELLAGGADSAELARFAVAEPRSAAAVDLALRINATVHGHRRREAELSALVDTAGDLARLRDPDEVLRSIVRRARRLLGVDLSYLTLNDAEAGITYMRVTDGSVSTLFPEVRMKMGVGLGGLVAQTALPYATPDYLSDEHFRHSGPVDEAVRDEGLTALLAVPLAVGETVIGVLYAADRAAREFTPEEIALLSSLADHAAVALDNARLLAEVSAHSQDVERAEQAHDRLMDLVLRGGDLAAVAAAVADVLRGGIGVYTAGGTELAHAGLPTAAPDPRTVTASYHSGRATATEDGWVCAVQAGPELLGSIVLRTGAALTDADRRLFERAAVVTALLQLLRRSVAKAEDEVRGELLTDLLTAPERKPGTLLDRGKRLGVDLTTEHAVLVVHADGVSRRRLAAAAAGFAVLCGIHAEQVVLLARTDAPGALAAQLAAALGAQAGCPVTVAAGGPARGPSGLAAAYREAERCLRALLRLGREGSGASMAEVGFIGLVLADRADHTGFIRQALGPVLDYDRDRGTELIRTLTAYFASGCHVPRTKDLLHIHANTVGQRLDRIGSLLGQDWQSPDRLLEIQLALRLHALRDP